Proteins encoded by one window of Deltaproteobacteria bacterium:
- a CDS encoding RlmE family RNA methyltransferase yields the protein MYDRKDAWYRQAKKEGYRSRAAFKLSQIVAKEKAIRAGDRVIDAGAAPGGWSQVILERVGNRGKVAAVDLLPVEPIAGENFRFWQRDLTDPSLPPELSTFLGGKADAVVSDAAPNTTGSTFTDQARSADLVRAVFALARETLREGGTFLAKIFGGAESDAVYRELKPFFAELRRVRPEATRKESFELYLLGKGYRER from the coding sequence ATGTACGACCGCAAGGACGCCTGGTACCGCCAGGCGAAAAAGGAAGGGTATCGCTCCCGCGCCGCGTTCAAGCTTTCGCAGATCGTCGCGAAGGAGAAGGCGATCCGGGCCGGAGACCGGGTGATCGACGCGGGCGCGGCCCCGGGAGGGTGGAGCCAGGTGATCCTCGAACGGGTGGGGAATCGGGGGAAGGTCGCCGCGGTCGACCTGCTCCCGGTGGAACCGATCGCCGGGGAGAACTTCCGGTTCTGGCAGCGGGACCTGACCGACCCGTCCCTGCCGCCGGAGCTCTCGACCTTCCTCGGCGGGAAGGCCGACGCGGTGGTCTCCGACGCCGCCCCCAATACCACCGGCAGCACCTTCACCGACCAGGCGCGTTCGGCCGACCTGGTGCGCGCGGTGTTCGCGCTGGCCAGGGAGACGCTGCGCGAAGGCGGCACGTTCCTCGCCAAGATCTTCGGCGGCGCGGAGTCCGACGCGGTCTACCGGGAGCTCAAGCCGTTCTTCGCCGAGCTCCGCCGCGTCCGGCCCGAGGCGACGCGTAAAGAGTCCTTCGAGTTGTACCTGCTGGGGAAAGGTTACAGAGAGCGGTAA
- a CDS encoding polyprenyl synthetase family protein, protein MDIDGVFRYLGNDLRKVERALVSNLKSPVPLIPVVGRHITLSGGKRIRPAVLLLCADACGYRGPRRTVMAVVTEYMHTATLLHDDVVDLGTVRRGKPAANILFGNSVSILVGDFLFARASQLMTEDGDIDVLGIYARTLVSLSEGEVLQLMKTRDAGMTEEEYLTVVFCKTASLIAAASETGAVLAGADPAVRKAMFGFGKSIGIAFQLVDDILDYTGTEKELGKRPLQDLRECKVTLPLLHALREADAGDRERARRALAKKEPAERDVAFLSRLVDRSGGIAYAASRARSHVRRGKRYLETLPDCRAREALATLSDYVASRTA, encoded by the coding sequence ATCGACATCGACGGCGTATTTCGGTACCTGGGCAACGATCTGCGCAAGGTCGAACGGGCGCTCGTCTCCAACCTGAAATCCCCCGTTCCGCTCATCCCGGTCGTCGGCAGGCACATCACCCTGTCCGGCGGGAAACGGATCCGCCCGGCCGTCCTGCTGCTGTGCGCGGACGCATGCGGCTACCGGGGCCCGCGCAGGACCGTGATGGCCGTGGTGACGGAGTACATGCACACGGCGACGCTTCTTCACGACGACGTCGTGGACCTGGGAACCGTCCGGCGCGGGAAGCCCGCGGCCAACATCCTGTTCGGAAACTCCGTGAGCATCCTGGTCGGCGACTTCCTCTTCGCCCGCGCCTCCCAGCTCATGACGGAGGACGGCGACATCGACGTCCTCGGGATCTACGCGCGGACGCTTGTCTCCCTTTCTGAAGGGGAGGTGCTGCAGCTGATGAAGACGCGGGACGCGGGGATGACGGAGGAAGAGTACCTGACGGTCGTCTTCTGCAAGACCGCCTCGTTGATCGCCGCCGCCAGCGAGACCGGCGCCGTCCTCGCCGGCGCCGACCCCGCCGTCCGCAAGGCGATGTTCGGTTTCGGGAAATCGATCGGGATCGCCTTCCAGCTCGTGGACGACATCCTCGACTACACGGGGACGGAGAAGGAGCTGGGGAAACGTCCGCTGCAGGACCTCCGGGAGTGTAAAGTCACCCTTCCGCTCCTCCACGCGCTTCGGGAGGCGGACGCAGGGGACCGCGAGCGCGCGCGTCGCGCGCTGGCGAAGAAGGAGCCCGCGGAGCGCGACGTCGCCTTCCTGTCCCGGCTCGTGGACCGCAGCGGAGGGATCGCCTACGCGGCGTCCCGGGCAAGAAGCCACGTCCGGCGCGGAAAACGGTACCTCGAAACCCTTCCCGATTGCCGCGCGCGGGAGGCCCTGGCGACGCTTTCCGACTACGTGGCATCCCGCACGGCGTGA
- a CDS encoding type II secretion system protein GspG produces MRRRNREGFTLIEVVAVVAVIAILAAVLTPYITKYIDDSKIAKSRNEAQVIGGALTNFYKDVGQWPNRNPVSGAVTTVLYTGAAIPTSYANFVAGAGAGAGWNGAAGNLDNNLLINGATGNLYPPAGDLRWKGPYISVALPLDPWGRPYLLNVAATGPLWVISAGPDQRINTRNIDNVVAGDDIGFRVR; encoded by the coding sequence ATGCGCAGGAGGAACCGGGAGGGATTCACGCTCATCGAGGTGGTCGCCGTGGTGGCGGTCATCGCCATCCTGGCGGCGGTCCTCACGCCGTACATCACGAAATACATCGACGACTCCAAGATCGCCAAGTCCCGGAACGAGGCGCAGGTCATCGGCGGCGCCCTCACCAACTTCTACAAGGACGTGGGGCAGTGGCCGAACCGGAACCCGGTGAGCGGGGCGGTGACGACCGTGCTCTACACCGGCGCCGCGATCCCCACCAGCTACGCCAACTTCGTCGCCGGCGCCGGCGCAGGCGCCGGGTGGAACGGCGCGGCGGGGAACCTCGACAACAACCTGCTGATCAACGGCGCCACCGGCAACCTGTACCCTCCCGCGGGGGACCTCCGGTGGAAAGGCCCCTACATCTCCGTGGCGCTCCCGCTCGACCCGTGGGGCCGCCCGTACCTCCTGAACGTCGCGGCGACCGGTCCGCTCTGGGTGATCTCCGCGGGCCCGGACCAGCGGATCAACACCCGCAACATCGACAACGTGGTCGCGGGCGACGACATCGGGTTCCGTGTACGATAG
- a CDS encoding type II/IV secretion system protein, translating into MESGRLSEADQAAGAPIIRLVDQIFLSAVQEAATDIHMEPEERIFRLRFRVDGKLRMGPSLPKMLQPAVTARVKILSAMNIAETRQPQDGKINFFVGKRKIDLRVSTLPTVHGENLVLRVLDKSKLVLGLESLGFDEKTLARLRKAIESRNGIVTVCGPTGSGKTTTLYSALSYINGLDRSIITLEDPVEYELPIIRQCQINVKAGLTFASGLRSILRHDPDVILVGEMRDSETVELAVRAALTGHLVFSTLHTNDAAGAIPRLINMGQEPFLVASSLRAIIGQALIRLNCPACREEYKPSPETIERAGLPQESIHGIFLRGKGCDQCGQTGFRGRVGVYELLEVTPEITRLVMKRANSQDLLEVATSEGMTTMREDGVAKAMRGLTTLEEVVQLT; encoded by the coding sequence GTGGAGTCGGGCCGCCTCTCCGAGGCGGACCAGGCGGCGGGCGCGCCGATCATCCGCCTCGTCGACCAGATCTTCCTCTCCGCGGTGCAGGAGGCGGCGACCGACATCCACATGGAGCCGGAGGAGCGGATCTTCCGGCTCCGGTTCCGCGTCGACGGGAAGCTGCGGATGGGGCCGTCGCTGCCGAAGATGCTCCAGCCGGCGGTCACCGCCCGCGTCAAGATCCTCTCCGCGATGAACATCGCGGAGACCCGGCAGCCTCAGGACGGGAAGATCAACTTCTTCGTCGGGAAGCGGAAGATCGACCTCCGCGTTTCCACGCTTCCGACGGTCCACGGGGAGAACCTCGTCCTGCGCGTTCTCGACAAGTCGAAACTGGTCCTCGGGCTGGAATCCCTCGGATTCGACGAGAAGACCTTGGCGCGGCTGCGCAAGGCGATCGAGAGCCGGAACGGGATCGTCACGGTGTGCGGCCCGACCGGATCGGGGAAGACCACGACGCTGTACTCCGCCCTCTCCTACATCAACGGCCTCGACCGGAGCATCATCACGCTCGAGGACCCGGTGGAGTACGAGCTGCCGATCATCCGGCAGTGCCAGATCAACGTGAAGGCGGGCCTGACGTTCGCCTCGGGGCTCCGCTCCATCCTGCGCCACGATCCCGACGTCATCCTGGTGGGAGAGATGCGGGACTCGGAGACCGTCGAACTCGCCGTGCGCGCGGCCCTCACGGGGCACCTGGTCTTCTCCACCCTCCACACGAACGACGCGGCGGGTGCGATCCCGCGCCTGATCAACATGGGGCAGGAGCCGTTCCTCGTGGCGTCCTCGCTGCGGGCGATCATCGGGCAGGCGCTGATCCGCCTCAACTGCCCCGCGTGCCGGGAGGAGTACAAGCCGTCGCCGGAGACCATCGAGCGGGCGGGGCTTCCGCAGGAGTCGATCCACGGGATCTTCCTGCGCGGGAAAGGGTGCGACCAGTGCGGCCAGACCGGTTTCCGCGGCCGCGTCGGCGTGTACGAGCTCCTGGAGGTCACCCCGGAGATCACCCGGCTGGTGATGAAGCGGGCCAACAGCCAGGACCTGCTCGAGGTCGCGACGTCGGAGGGGATGACCACGATGCGCGAGGACGGGGTCGCCAAGGCGATGCGCGGCCTGACGACGCTCGAGGAAGTCGTGCAGCTGACGTAG
- a CDS encoding type II secretion system F family protein: MARYEYNAVDDYGKKARGTMSAGDPGSLREALAAMGLHLVSSRPIADGGGSALLRKKVKRQDLIEFTYHMKTLIGAGVPLVSALSDVAEQATNLAFREVLRDVRRNVQSGTTLSGAFALHPEVFPEVFVSIMRSGEVTGNMDGVLDDLNRFLTWQEELGKTIRQATYYPATVVCMVGGLIVLLFTFVFPRFLSIFKGAAIDLPLPTRMVIAISEFFRDYGLYLLGCLVLGIVGLKLYRRTEAGRLRIDGWKLRIPLVGEVIRAIEMSQFSHFTASLFRAGVEMTQALAVVEKVIGNRVIAAVVRDARDELIAGGGLSVALRKSGEFPPMVIRMVSAGESSGSLDDTLENVSKYYDREVPAIVKKTFAILEPAMTLILAVVVLGAALSFFLALYKMVGSMGATK, encoded by the coding sequence GTGGCGCGATACGAATACAACGCGGTCGACGACTACGGCAAGAAGGCGCGGGGGACGATGTCCGCCGGCGATCCGGGCTCCCTGCGGGAAGCCCTCGCCGCGATGGGGCTGCACCTGGTCTCCTCCCGCCCGATCGCGGACGGCGGGGGCTCCGCGCTGCTGCGGAAGAAGGTGAAGCGCCAGGACCTGATCGAATTCACGTACCACATGAAGACGCTGATCGGCGCGGGCGTGCCCCTGGTGAGCGCGCTCTCCGACGTCGCGGAGCAGGCGACCAACCTGGCGTTCCGGGAGGTGCTGCGGGACGTGCGCCGCAACGTGCAGTCCGGTACGACGCTTTCCGGGGCGTTCGCCCTGCACCCGGAAGTGTTCCCGGAGGTCTTCGTCTCCATCATGCGCTCGGGTGAGGTGACCGGGAACATGGACGGGGTCCTGGACGACCTGAACCGGTTCCTCACGTGGCAGGAGGAGCTCGGCAAGACGATCCGCCAGGCGACGTACTATCCGGCGACCGTCGTCTGCATGGTCGGCGGGCTGATCGTCCTCCTCTTCACGTTCGTCTTTCCCCGTTTCCTCTCCATCTTCAAGGGGGCGGCGATCGACCTCCCCCTTCCGACGCGGATGGTGATCGCGATCAGCGAGTTCTTCCGCGACTACGGGCTGTACCTGCTCGGTTGCCTCGTCCTGGGGATCGTCGGGCTGAAGCTGTACCGGCGCACGGAGGCCGGACGCCTGCGGATCGACGGGTGGAAGCTCAGGATCCCCCTCGTCGGGGAAGTGATCCGGGCGATCGAGATGAGCCAGTTCTCCCACTTCACCGCATCCCTGTTCCGCGCCGGGGTCGAGATGACGCAGGCGCTCGCGGTGGTGGAGAAAGTGATCGGCAACCGGGTGATCGCCGCCGTGGTCCGCGACGCGCGCGACGAGCTCATCGCCGGGGGCGGACTGTCGGTGGCGCTCCGCAAGTCGGGGGAATTCCCCCCCATGGTCATCCGCATGGTGTCGGCGGGGGAGTCCTCCGGAAGCCTGGACGACACGCTCGAGAACGTGTCGAAATATTACGACCGGGAGGTCCCGGCCATCGTCAAGAAGACCTTCGCGATCCTCGAACCGGCGATGACGCTGATCCTCGCCGTCGTGGTGCTCGGCGCCGCGCTGTCGTTCTTCCTCGCGCTCTACAAGATGGTGGGTTCGATGGGGGCGACGAAATGA